The following is a genomic window from Streptomyces lincolnensis.
CGCTGCGAGTCGGCGAGGAACGCGAACCGCTCCTGCGCCACCAGCTGCTTGCTCTCCTTCTGGTAGATCGCGACGGCGGCGCGGTGCCGGTCGATCTCCCGGAACGACTCGGTGACCAGGGCTTCGAGCGTCTCGCGCGGCCCCGTCCCGGCGTCGAGGACGGTGTCGTAGCCGTCCCAGAGCTCGTCGAGGAAGGTCCGCAGGATCTCCTCCAGCATCGATTCCTTGGAGTCGAAGTGGTAGTAGAGGCTGCCCGCGAGCATGCCCGCGTGGTCGGCGATCTTGCGTACGGTGGTGGCGTTGTAGCCCTGCTCGGCGAAGACCTCGGCTGCGGTGCCGAGGAGTTCACGGCGGCGGTCCGGAGCGGCGACGCTCACCTGGGGCTTTTTCTTGGTCGGCACGCTGTCCATTGTCCTAGGGGTGCCGGTCGCTGACGGAGACGACCTCGCCCGTCATGTACGAGGAGTAGTCCGAGGCCAGGAACACGATCACGTTGGCCACCTCCCAG
Proteins encoded in this region:
- a CDS encoding TetR/AcrR family transcriptional regulator, with the protein product MPTKKKPQVSVAAPDRRRELLGTAAEVFAEQGYNATTVRKIADHAGMLAGSLYYHFDSKESMLEEILRTFLDELWDGYDTVLDAGTGPRETLEALVTESFREIDRHRAAVAIYQKESKQLVAQERFAFLADSQRRFEKAWLSTLESGVAAGVFRADLDVRLTYRFVRDTVWVAASWYRPGGQHSPEEIARQYLSMVLDGIAVRT